In the Alkaliphilus oremlandii OhILAs genome, one interval contains:
- a CDS encoding PseG/SpsG family protein, translated as MKNIGIRVLGGKGIGYGHYYRCLSLAIALGQVEKDINITFIINQELEDLINNTEVEYIINNEFEQDYNIIDEREIDLFIVDSYLGSNEYLKMVKEKTKLMIIDDNNDIYDASIPDIIYNGNIHAERLGYLEIEGQLKLLGPKYLIMKEEYWKKQDENIDKNGILITTGGTDDHGITVKIMDAIKNLAIKTRIIIGPGYYCDYIKNIEAIKTENMELIYKPPNLKKYIASSKIVITAGGSTVYEVLSQNTIPIIFSIADNQDLICKELSNIGIDYLGKYPSISYDRLDELIGRYCYKNMILKDGTLDLIGGQSTLSTAEIILSRI; from the coding sequence ATGAAAAACATAGGGATAAGAGTACTAGGAGGCAAAGGTATAGGATATGGACACTATTATAGGTGTCTTTCTTTAGCAATTGCGCTCGGACAGGTGGAAAAGGACATTAACATAACTTTTATTATAAATCAAGAATTGGAAGATTTAATAAATAATACTGAAGTTGAATATATAATAAACAATGAGTTCGAACAGGATTATAATATAATTGATGAACGCGAGATCGATTTATTCATAGTTGATTCATACTTAGGAAGTAATGAATATCTTAAGATGGTAAAAGAAAAAACTAAATTAATGATTATAGATGATAACAATGACATATACGATGCATCTATACCAGATATTATTTATAATGGGAATATCCATGCGGAAAGACTAGGATATTTAGAGATAGAAGGACAATTAAAACTATTAGGGCCTAAGTATTTAATAATGAAGGAAGAATATTGGAAAAAACAAGATGAAAATATAGATAAAAATGGAATTCTAATTACAACTGGTGGTACAGATGATCATGGAATCACAGTTAAAATAATGGATGCAATTAAAAACTTAGCTATCAAGACTAGAATTATTATTGGACCTGGATATTACTGTGACTATATTAAAAATATTGAAGCTATAAAGACCGAAAATATGGAATTAATATATAAACCACCCAACCTAAAGAAATATATAGCATCTTCAAAGATAGTAATTACTGCTGGAGGAAGTACTGTCTATGAAGTATTATCACAAAATACTATTCCTATTATATTTAGTATAGCAGATAATCAGGATTTGATATGTAAAGAGTTGAGTAATATAGGAATAGATTATTTAGGAAAATATCCAAGTATTAGTTATGATAGATTAGATGAACTTATAGGAAGATATTGTTATAAAAATATGATTTTAAAAGATGGAACATTAGATTTGATAGGGGGTCAATCAACCTTATCAACTGCTGAAATAATATTATCAAGGATATAG
- the pseI gene encoding pseudaminic acid synthase, protein MFGKKVYIVGEISANHGHDIQIAKDTIKAIKEAGADAVKIQTYTADTITMNCDNEYFQIKQGTLWDGTTLYKLYQEAYTPWEWHKELFDYAKEIGITIFSSPFDKSAVDLLEELNTPAYKVASFEITDVPLIKYIASKEKPVIISTGIATIGEIKEAVDACREEGNESITLLKCTSSYPAPYEEMNLLTIPNMRETFGVEVGLSDHSMGCTVALGAVALGAKFIEKHVILDRSIGGPDAEFSMEIDEFKSMVEEIRKLERALGNISYDITEKTKKNRIFSRSLFFTQDIKEGDVITYKNMRSIRPGYGMHPRHYSEILGRKVIKDIERGTPVDWSHIE, encoded by the coding sequence ATGTTTGGAAAAAAAGTTTACATAGTTGGAGAAATATCTGCTAACCATGGCCATGATATTCAAATAGCTAAAGATACAATAAAAGCTATAAAAGAAGCAGGAGCAGATGCTGTAAAAATTCAAACATATACAGCGGATACTATCACAATGAATTGTGATAATGAATATTTTCAAATAAAACAAGGAACATTATGGGATGGAACAACTTTATATAAGCTATATCAAGAAGCGTATACTCCTTGGGAGTGGCATAAGGAGCTCTTTGATTATGCAAAAGAAATTGGAATAACTATTTTCTCCTCTCCATTTGATAAATCTGCCGTGGATCTACTTGAAGAACTTAATACGCCAGCATACAAAGTTGCATCTTTTGAGATTACTGATGTTCCTTTAATAAAATACATAGCCTCTAAAGAAAAGCCAGTGATCATATCCACAGGAATTGCTACCATAGGAGAAATTAAGGAAGCTGTAGACGCTTGTAGGGAAGAAGGAAATGAAAGTATAACTTTACTAAAATGTACAAGTTCATATCCAGCGCCTTATGAAGAAATGAACTTATTAACCATTCCAAATATGAGAGAAACCTTTGGTGTAGAAGTTGGACTATCAGACCATTCAATGGGATGTACTGTAGCACTTGGAGCAGTAGCATTAGGTGCTAAGTTTATAGAAAAACATGTGATCCTAGATAGAAGCATAGGAGGGCCTGATGCAGAGTTCTCTATGGAAATAGATGAATTTAAATCAATGGTGGAGGAAATAAGGAAGTTAGAGAGGGCATTGGGAAATATAAGTTATGACATTACTGAAAAAACAAAGAAAAATAGAATATTTTCCCGTTCACTATTCTTTACACAAGATATAAAAGAAGGGGATGTAATCACTTACAAAAATATGAGGTCAATTAGACCTGGATATGGGATGCATCCAAGACATTATAGTGAAATATTAGGGAGAAAAGTAATAAAAGATATAGAAAGAGGAACACCTGTTGATTGGAGTCATATAGAATGA